The Microcoleus sp. FACHB-68 genome contains the following window.
CAATGCCACCGCAACCGACTTGTCTTCCACCGGCATTAGCAGGATTGACGGTGCGAGAGCGCGAGGTGTTATGTTTAATAGTTGCAGGAGCCAGTAATCGCGAAATTGCGGAAGCGCTTTATATTGCAGAGCGAACCGTCAAAAATCATATCACCAGTATTTTGAGTCAGTTGAGTTTGCGAGATCGCACCCAGGCTGCGATCTTTGCCAGTGCTTTCTTGCCGCTATTGCAGCCGTAATTGGGAAAGGCAACTGGCTGATTTAGCAAATAGGCCGGCTACCGGGATTCACCGCATGGATAGACTCACTGCCTGAAACCGGCCATCCGCGCCGGTAAGAAGCTTCCTCTGGCTGTCCCCAGCCTAGCTGCAAAATAATTTCTAAAAAGTTACTGTTTTCCCACTTACACAGACCGGCCCATTCTGTCCGCTGCGCCAGCGTTTCCACATCAGCCGGCTGGATCTGCCGATGATCTTTGCCGGCGTTCACACTTAAATATAAATCCATCCCCTCCGTCACTTCCCGCCAGAAGGTTAAAATTGAATGCTTCGCCGCCTTCAGCACCTCCACATCGCTTGCCAGTGCAATCAATTGGTCGTCTACTTCTGGATAAGATAAAGTCTTGCCCTTAACGGTGAGATAGCGCCAGACAATGCCTGAGACGCGGTGTTCCCGCTGGTAGCGGTGAACAGTGGCTTTAAAGTCTTGATAGGCGGTGAACTTTTGCACCCCATCCGGTTTCAGAAACTTATCGATTAACGGATTGACCCCAGAAGTTTTCGCAGCCAGGTTTAACCGCTGGCCATTGAGACAGGCGCGACGCTCATCAGCCAAGATGTTGATTAGCTCTTGTGTGCTGTAAACCTTGCTCATCTGAACCCTATCAGGTCGCAGTTTCCCATAGTTTAACCTCTACAACAGAAGAGGGGGAGAGAATTAAGAATTGAAAATTTACACAGTTCTCAATTCTCTCGAATCAATCAGTTGCCGGTGGCAATTTCTAAGCTTTCGTGCTTACTTACTCACCTCAGAGCTATACTCGTTAAACGAGCGGCGCTTCATTAGCTCAACGGATTTTGCACGCGGCACCAAATCAAATACCTCCCGGAAAGCATCGTCTACTTTCTCAAATGCCACTTGTCCTTTGGCATCTAAAACGACTTTGCCAGACTGGTCAATTAAAACCGTTTCTGGAACGACCCCGTGGTAGTAATAACCCGGTTCTGTCTTGTCATAGGTAGATTTCACCGGCAACGCATCCACATTTAGGGGAAGAAAATCTGTACTTCGCCCGTAGTAAGATTGAAGTCCCGATACGACCGCCGCAAATTGCTTGCAATCGCTGCTGTCATCTACAAAAAATACCAGCAGTGCCGGCTTGCCTTGCTTCAGGGAATCTGCCAACTTAACCTTCGGCGGCACTAAAGAGCCATTCCCGCCATAAAGGGCGTAGATATTACCATCAAATCGGTCATCATTGATCCCCGCTTGAGCTGCCGGTGTTCCCACCCACAACCCGCTGCCGAGAATAATCAGTAAAGCAAGCAAGCAGCCGGCGAAAGGACGCAGCCATGACCGGCAAGCTGCAACAGTTTTGCAAAAGTCAATGTGTAACAAATGAAAAATCATACCAAAGCAGTAGTGGAACTTCTATTGTCTCCGAGTAGGCTATACATGGGCTTTGCCTTCTCTCATTTTGGCGTGTTATGAAGCGACTTCTCACTCCCACGCAGATCACAGGACTTTCGCTAGTGCTCTGTGGTTGGTTTGTCAGTTTCTCTTCTAGCGTCGCACAACGCCCCCCAATGGCGAATAAAGAAGCTGAACGTTGGGTGCAAATTCGCCGAGTTCAGGGCGAAGTGACTTACCAAGGACAACCGGCTAGAGTCGGGGATAGGCTGGCAGAAGGCGAGAATCTCAGCACCGGCAGCAATTCTAGCGCTACTTTGGTTGTGGATGATGGTATTGGGACAATTACTGTCTCAGAACTGAGCAATCTGCAAATCCAAAATTTAGATATTCTTCCCAACGGTGCGAAAATCACCAGAGTGTTCACCAATCGAGGGCAGTCAGCGGCGCGACTTCGACCTTTTGTTAATCCCGACTCCCGCTTTGATATTGCTTTTAGAGGGAACGATGATGATGAGGAAGGCGGGGTTGCCGGTGCTCGCGGCACAGAATATGGCGTTGCGGTTGGCCCGACTGGGAAAACCGGCATTTCTATCCGTAGCGGTACAGTCGAAGTCGTCGCTCAACAGCAAAGCGTACTCCTTAATGCCGGCACTTCTTCTGTAGTCGTTCCGGGAAAAGCCCCAACACCCCCCAGAACCACCGGGGAGAATGTACAGCTAAAAGTAAAAATTTTGCCAGCCACCCTAAATAAACAAGTCCGAGTTAGTGGTGAAGTTGATCCACTTAACTTGGTGTTTCTCAACAATCAACCCCTCGAAACCGGAACTGACGGCAAATTCGATACGATTGTCCCCCTCTTACCAAATCGGATACTGAGGTTAGAGGTTCGCACGCCATTAGGGCAAGAGCAAGTTTATGAATTAGAAGCCGCTTCAGCACCCTAAGCAGCAACTTCTCAATTTAGAAATTCATTCTTATAAAACTCCTCTACGCCATCTTTCTTAAGATAGATTTTGCCGGCTGAGCAGTTTTTGCTTTGCCGGTCAGTCCTTGCACAAAAGCAAAGGAAAGCTCACCCAGCAGAGGGATGTGAGAGAGCCTGATCGAATGCGTAACTAGACATACGGGTGGTATTTTACTCTAGATTGCCACGCTACTGAATTCAGGGTGCCACTGGGTGCATAATCACTGATTCAACGAGAGTGGATGTTGGGGTTTTAGATTCGTCAGGGGCATCTACCATCCATTAAGACTGCTGAAAGTAAGTATTTAAGCACTCCCACTTTCTAGCATAGAGAAGATCGTGAGCCTCTTGGGTCGAATCTAGGCGAGTAGCACGCAAGTCCTGACACTGCCAAAACCTTTTCCGTTGCAGTATTTGGACAGCTGGGCTGGGTAAGGACTTCGTGCGCTAATGGTGTAATTTCAATGGGCACAAGTGTGATAGCTCAAAACTCTACTAAAGCCAGCAATCGCTCCGATCTCGCCTCTAAACAGATATTTGGCAAGAGGCTAGGCAACCCGCGCCAATCCGCTTCAAGTTTGCTGAGGAGTTGTCTGTTTCAAGGCCAAAAAATCTGGAAAGCTGTGGCTGGTATTCACACGTTCATTCCCGGTGCAGTGGCAGCCGGCCTTTCGATTGGAATGTGGCAATTAGGTGCGTGGCAACCACTGGAACAGTTAGGTTATAACGCAAAGTTCCAAATGCAAGAGTTGGGATTTATGCCCAGTCCCGGCTGGAATGACAAAATTGTGGTAATTGGCATTGATAATGCAAGTTTTGACAAATACGAAAGATTTCCCTTGTCGCGGGATCGCTATGCCCAACTATTGCAAGTGCTGGAACCCTCGAAGCCGGCAGTGATCGGGTTTGACATCTTGTTTGTTGACAAGGGTCAAGGGGATGAGGAATTTGCCAGTGCAATCTCTCAAACCGGCAATGTGGTGCTCTCAATGGCTTGGGATGAGCGAGGACAACCGCTCAAACCTCTACCAGAATTTAGAAAAAATGCAGCCGGCATCGGTCAAATTTGGCACAGTCCCGATCCGGATGGCATCAGCCGGCGCGCAGCACTTTACGCGAAAAATAAGCCGGCGCTGGGTGT
Protein-coding sequences here:
- a CDS encoding thylakoid membrane photosystem I accumulation factor encodes the protein MIFHLLHIDFCKTVAACRSWLRPFAGCLLALLIILGSGLWVGTPAAQAGINDDRFDGNIYALYGGNGSLVPPKVKLADSLKQGKPALLVFFVDDSSDCKQFAAVVSGLQSYYGRSTDFLPLNVDALPVKSTYDKTEPGYYYHGVVPETVLIDQSGKVVLDAKGQVAFEKVDDAFREVFDLVPRAKSVELMKRRSFNEYSSEVSK
- a CDS encoding iron dicitrate transport regulator FecR, which produces MKRLLTPTQITGLSLVLCGWFVSFSSSVAQRPPMANKEAERWVQIRRVQGEVTYQGQPARVGDRLAEGENLSTGSNSSATLVVDDGIGTITVSELSNLQIQNLDILPNGAKITRVFTNRGQSAARLRPFVNPDSRFDIAFRGNDDDEEGGVAGARGTEYGVAVGPTGKTGISIRSGTVEVVAQQQSVLLNAGTSSVVVPGKAPTPPRTTGENVQLKVKILPATLNKQVRVSGEVDPLNLVFLNNQPLETGTDGKFDTIVPLLPNRILRLEVRTPLGQEQVYELEAASAP